In Mongoliitalea daihaiensis, one DNA window encodes the following:
- a CDS encoding alkyl hydroperoxide reductase, whose product MKITLQLAAIYNIIWGAWVVLFPQQFFYLVGMEPLNHPMVWQGMGMVIGVYGLGYWWASYNPIKHWPIVAVGFLGKIFGPLGFVFNYLTGDAPGAFGYMLITNDLIWWVPFFLILKAAYHQHRFSA is encoded by the coding sequence ATGAAAATCACCTTACAATTAGCAGCTATTTATAATATTATTTGGGGCGCTTGGGTGGTCTTGTTTCCCCAACAGTTCTTTTATTTGGTTGGAATGGAACCTCTCAATCACCCAATGGTATGGCAGGGTATGGGCATGGTTATTGGAGTGTATGGTCTTGGGTATTGGTGGGCAAGCTATAATCCCATCAAGCACTGGCCTATTGTCGCAGTAGGTTTTTTGGGGAAAATTTTTGGGCCTTTGGGCTTTGTTTTTAATTACCTTACTGGAGATGCACCTGGTGCATTTGGATATATGTTGATCACCAATGATCTTATTTGGTGGGTTCCTTTTTTCTTGATCTTAAAAGCTGCTTATCATCAGCATAGATTTTCCGCATAA
- a CDS encoding DoxX family protein — translation MKKLIVYSLGGFFLLAGINHFVNPEFYLPLIPDYLPYPQFLNFISGALEVIASIGVCIERSRKYAAWLILALMILFIPSHVYFIHIGSCVGDGLCVPEWVAWVRLVVIHPLLIYWAWVVKDSRFTISN, via the coding sequence ATGAAAAAGCTAATCGTCTATAGTTTGGGTGGGTTTTTCCTCCTAGCAGGAATCAATCACTTTGTTAATCCTGAATTTTATCTGCCGCTCATTCCGGATTATTTGCCATATCCTCAATTTTTGAACTTCATTTCAGGCGCTTTGGAAGTGATTGCGAGCATTGGTGTATGTATTGAACGAAGTAGAAAGTACGCAGCATGGTTGATTCTCGCATTGATGATCCTATTTATTCCTTCCCATGTGTATTTCATTCATATCGGCTCTTGCGTGGGTGATGGGTTATGTGTCCCTGAATGGGTAGCATGGGTACGATTAGTAGTTATCCACCCCTTGTTGATTTATTGGGCTTGGGTGGTTAAAGATTCGAGGTTTACTATTTCGAATTAA
- a CDS encoding DUF2237 family protein, which produces MALNVFGEKLIVCSMAPLTGYYRNGCCETGEEDLGTHTVCAIMTNEFLQFSLPRGNDLITPRPEWAFPGLKAGDRWCLCASRWMEAYREGLAPKVVLEATHEKTLQYISLEELVKYSVVEES; this is translated from the coding sequence ATGGCTTTAAATGTATTTGGAGAAAAATTGATTGTATGTAGTATGGCTCCTCTTACGGGTTATTACAGAAATGGATGTTGTGAGACGGGAGAGGAAGATCTTGGTACGCACACTGTATGTGCAATTATGACCAATGAATTTTTACAATTTAGTTTACCTAGAGGCAATGATTTGATCACACCTCGTCCGGAGTGGGCTTTTCCAGGCTTAAAAGCTGGAGATCGTTGGTGCTTATGTGCTTCTCGATGGATGGAGGCGTATCGTGAGGGTCTAGCTCCCAAAGTTGTATTGGAAGCTACTCATGAAAAAACATTACAATACATTTCTTTGGAAGAACTGGTGAAATATTCAGTTGTAGAGGAGAGTTAA
- a CDS encoding glutamate-5-semialdehyde dehydrogenase translates to MINLDSLFQQTQDASRLLSALTERQVRELLDTLTFLLNSQIEEILIANQRDLSKMDVSDSRYDRLLLTEDRIKGIIKEIKQVQELPSPIGQILEDKVLPNGLHLQKLRVPLGVLGIIYESRPNVTIDVCTLAFKSGNALILKGGTDAHETNTALVNLIHQALIHHQLPTACVCLLPPSREAVHALLQARKWVDVIIPRGSQGLIDFVRSNSLVPVIETGAGIVHTYIDKSADLDKARMIVVNSKTRRPSVCNSLDCLIIHHDRLADLGKLIQPLLEAGVEIFADTAAFQALHSLGNPSIKLADSEHFGTEFLSLKMAIKTVVTIDEAIAHIHQYSSKHSEAIVAEDQETLQHFLRQVDAAAVYANASTAFTDGNQFGMGAEIGISTQKLHARGPMALPELTSYKWIIRGNGQIR, encoded by the coding sequence ATGATTAACTTGGATTCTTTATTTCAACAAACTCAAGATGCGTCCCGTTTACTTAGCGCACTTACGGAGCGCCAGGTTCGTGAGCTTTTGGATACATTAACTTTTCTACTTAATTCCCAAATCGAAGAAATCTTAATTGCAAACCAGCGTGATTTAAGCAAAATGGATGTATCAGATTCTCGGTATGACAGACTATTGCTGACAGAAGATCGGATAAAGGGAATTATCAAAGAAATTAAACAGGTCCAAGAGCTCCCCTCCCCTATTGGTCAGATTTTGGAGGATAAAGTACTGCCAAATGGCCTTCACTTGCAAAAACTTCGAGTTCCCTTAGGGGTCTTGGGTATTATTTACGAATCTAGGCCAAATGTTACGATTGACGTATGTACATTGGCTTTCAAGTCTGGAAACGCCTTGATTTTGAAAGGAGGAACTGATGCACATGAGACAAACACTGCGTTAGTCAACTTGATTCATCAAGCATTGATCCATCATCAGCTACCGACAGCCTGTGTATGCTTACTACCACCTTCTAGAGAGGCTGTACATGCGCTTTTACAGGCAAGGAAATGGGTAGATGTCATCATTCCACGAGGCAGTCAGGGACTTATAGACTTTGTCCGATCCAACTCATTAGTACCGGTAATTGAAACAGGAGCAGGAATCGTACATACTTATATTGATAAGAGTGCTGATCTTGATAAAGCCCGCATGATTGTTGTCAATTCCAAAACAAGAAGACCAAGTGTCTGCAATAGTTTAGATTGCTTGATCATCCATCATGACCGCTTAGCTGATTTGGGAAAATTGATACAGCCATTACTCGAAGCAGGAGTAGAAATATTTGCTGATACAGCAGCCTTCCAAGCATTACATTCTTTAGGAAATCCAAGCATCAAACTTGCCGATTCAGAACATTTTGGAACAGAGTTTTTGTCCTTGAAAATGGCTATTAAAACAGTGGTAACTATCGACGAAGCCATTGCACATATTCATCAGTACAGTTCCAAACATTCGGAAGCTATTGTTGCAGAGGATCAAGAAACCTTACAGCATTTCTTGAGACAGGTAGATGCAGCCGCCGTTTATGCCAATGCCTCTACCGCTTTTACTGATGGTAACCAATTTGGCATGGGAGCTGAAATTGGAATCAGCACACAAAAGCTACATGCTCGAGGTCCTATGGCACTTCCAGAACTCACCAGTTATAAATGGATCATTCGAGGAAACGGGCAAATCAGGTAA
- the proB gene encoding glutamate 5-kinase, with protein MIDYLSQTIVLKIGSNVLTLSDGTPDLKTLSSLVSQIAALHKKGKKVIVTSSGAVAFGRQEIDLPKKLDPILKKQIFASTGQIRLINEYKALFKKENVHIAQILVTKEDFRDRKHFLNMRSCIQGLLSQDIIPIINENDTVAITELMFTDNDELASLTAAMVNADTLILLTSVDGVYNGPPSHPASELIPSIEGVLPALEKVATTEKSSFGRGGMLTKLKMAMKAADLGIRVIIANGKRSDILHQLSTVPTVPHTVFIPKPKKQSPKKWLAFGEHYFKAAVVINKGAEDILLSQNVNSLLPVGIQSIQGTFAKGDIIAIRNESNIQLGVGKAEYNSEQLQAVLGQKNQKPFIHYDYLYIAHYD; from the coding sequence GTGATTGACTATTTAAGCCAGACTATTGTCCTTAAAATCGGTTCTAATGTACTTACCTTATCTGATGGGACTCCTGATCTAAAAACACTATCGTCTTTGGTGAGCCAAATAGCAGCACTTCACAAGAAAGGAAAAAAAGTGATTGTCACCAGTTCTGGAGCAGTAGCTTTTGGAAGACAAGAGATTGATTTACCGAAAAAACTTGATCCGATCCTGAAGAAGCAGATCTTTGCCTCCACAGGACAAATTCGTCTCATCAATGAATACAAAGCCCTGTTCAAAAAGGAAAATGTACACATTGCCCAAATCTTGGTAACCAAAGAAGATTTCAGAGATCGAAAACATTTTTTGAACATGCGTTCCTGCATACAAGGATTGCTCTCCCAAGATATTATACCTATTATCAATGAAAATGATACGGTAGCAATTACCGAGTTAATGTTCACCGATAATGATGAATTAGCATCGCTTACAGCGGCCATGGTCAATGCGGATACACTTATACTTTTGACAAGTGTAGATGGGGTATACAATGGACCACCCAGCCATCCTGCATCAGAGTTAATTCCATCCATTGAAGGTGTTTTACCTGCATTAGAAAAAGTAGCTACGACTGAAAAGTCATCCTTTGGGCGAGGAGGCATGCTAACCAAGTTGAAGATGGCAATGAAAGCCGCTGATCTTGGCATCCGTGTCATCATTGCCAATGGCAAGCGCAGCGATATTTTACACCAACTATCCACAGTCCCTACTGTGCCTCACACGGTTTTTATACCAAAACCAAAAAAACAGAGCCCTAAAAAATGGCTTGCTTTTGGAGAACATTACTTTAAGGCAGCAGTAGTAATCAATAAAGGAGCCGAGGACATCCTGCTTTCTCAAAATGTAAATTCTTTGCTTCCAGTAGGGATTCAATCGATTCAAGGCACATTTGCCAAAGGAGATATTATAGCCATTAGAAATGAGTCTAACATACAGCTTGGTGTAGGAAAAGCAGAATACAATAGTGAGCAACTTCAAGCCGTCCTAGGACAAAAAAACCAAAAACCATTCATACACTACGACTACTTATATATTGCTCATTATGATTAA
- a CDS encoding response regulator yields the protein MFRFSAIILVDDDPINNLINKRLISKTKISERVEEFLEAEKALEKLKNLGEEETALILLDINMPVMNGWDFLNYYVENLSHRPDKIVMLSSSIDFQDRIKANSYSCVKGFIEKPLTPEKFQSIL from the coding sequence ATGTTTAGATTTTCTGCCATAATTTTGGTCGATGATGACCCTATTAATAATTTAATTAACAAACGACTCATTTCAAAGACCAAGATTTCTGAAAGAGTCGAAGAGTTTCTTGAGGCTGAAAAAGCCTTAGAAAAATTGAAAAATCTTGGAGAAGAGGAAACAGCCCTAATCCTGTTAGATATCAATATGCCCGTAATGAATGGATGGGACTTTTTGAATTACTATGTAGAAAACTTATCGCATAGACCCGATAAGATTGTCATGCTTTCCAGCTCAATTGATTTCCAAGACCGAATCAAAGCTAACTCCTACAGCTGTGTAAAGGGTTTTATTGAAAAGCCCTTGACTCCTGAAAAATTTCAATCGATACTTTAA
- the groL gene encoding chaperonin GroEL (60 kDa chaperone family; promotes refolding of misfolded polypeptides especially under stressful conditions; forms two stacked rings of heptamers to form a barrel-shaped 14mer; ends can be capped by GroES; misfolded proteins enter the barrel where they are refolded when GroES binds): MAKELFFDTDARDRLKKGVDALADAVKVTLGPKGRNVIIDKKFGAPTITKDGVSVAKEIELAEPIENMGAQLVKEVASKTADNAGDGTTTATVLTQAIFNAGIKNVAAGANPMDLKRGIDKAVAAVVAELKANSKAISTSKEIQQVATVSANNDDEIGKMIADAMEKVGKDGVITVEEAKGTETEVRTVEGMQFDRGYLSPYFVTNTEKMEAEMDRPYILIYDKKISSMKELLPVLEPVAQSGRPLLIIAEDVDGEALATLVVNKIRGALKVAAVKAPGFGDRRKAMLEDIAILTGGTVISEERGYKLENATIEYLGTAEKVNIDKDNTTIVNGSGDSSAIQARINEIKAQIEKTTSEYDREKLQERLAKLSGGVAILYIGAATEVEMKEKKDRVDDALHATRAAVQEGVVVGGGVALVRASSALDAIKGDNDDQDTGVNIIRIAIEAPLRTIVENAGGEGSVVINKIKENTGNFGYNARTDIYEDLFEAGVIDPTKVTRLALENAASIAALLLTTECVVADVKDDSPAMPPMGGGGMGGMM, from the coding sequence ATGGCTAAAGAATTATTTTTCGATACCGACGCGAGAGACAGACTGAAAAAAGGTGTGGACGCTCTTGCAGATGCAGTGAAAGTGACATTAGGACCTAAGGGTAGAAATGTTATCATTGATAAAAAATTTGGTGCTCCTACCATCACTAAAGATGGTGTATCTGTTGCAAAGGAAATTGAATTGGCAGAGCCAATTGAGAATATGGGTGCACAACTTGTAAAAGAAGTAGCTTCCAAGACTGCTGATAATGCGGGTGATGGAACTACTACTGCTACCGTATTGACTCAAGCAATCTTCAATGCTGGTATCAAAAACGTAGCAGCAGGTGCTAACCCAATGGATTTGAAAAGAGGTATTGACAAAGCGGTAGCTGCGGTAGTAGCTGAATTGAAAGCAAACTCTAAAGCTATCTCTACTTCTAAAGAAATCCAGCAAGTAGCAACTGTTTCAGCAAACAATGATGATGAAATCGGCAAAATGATCGCTGATGCCATGGAAAAAGTGGGTAAGGATGGTGTCATTACTGTTGAAGAGGCAAAAGGTACTGAAACTGAAGTGAGAACTGTAGAAGGTATGCAGTTTGACAGAGGATATCTTTCTCCATACTTTGTAACCAATACAGAGAAAATGGAAGCTGAAATGGACAGACCTTACATCTTGATCTATGATAAAAAAATATCGTCCATGAAAGAGTTACTTCCTGTTTTGGAGCCAGTTGCTCAATCTGGAAGACCTTTATTAATCATTGCTGAAGATGTTGATGGTGAAGCATTAGCTACATTAGTAGTAAATAAGATCCGCGGCGCGTTGAAAGTAGCGGCTGTTAAAGCTCCTGGTTTTGGCGATAGAAGAAAAGCAATGTTGGAAGATATTGCCATCCTCACTGGCGGTACTGTAATCTCTGAAGAAAGAGGCTATAAACTCGAAAATGCTACTATCGAATACCTTGGAACTGCTGAGAAAGTAAATATCGACAAAGATAACACGACCATTGTCAATGGATCTGGAGATAGCAGTGCTATTCAAGCTAGAATCAACGAAATCAAAGCCCAAATTGAGAAAACTACCTCAGAATACGATAGAGAAAAATTACAAGAAAGACTTGCTAAATTATCTGGAGGTGTAGCTATCCTATATATTGGTGCTGCCACTGAGGTAGAAATGAAAGAGAAGAAGGATAGAGTGGATGATGCATTACACGCTACAAGAGCAGCTGTACAAGAAGGTGTGGTTGTAGGTGGAGGAGTCGCTTTGGTGAGAGCTTCATCTGCACTTGATGCTATAAAAGGTGACAATGACGACCAAGATACGGGTGTAAATATCATACGTATTGCAATCGAAGCTCCATTGAGAACAATTGTTGAAAATGCTGGTGGTGAAGGTTCTGTTGTTATCAACAAAATCAAAGAAAACACAGGTAATTTTGGATACAATGCTAGAACAGATATCTATGAGGACCTTTTCGAGGCAGGTGTAATTGATCCAACTAAAGTGACTAGGTTAGCGCTGGAAAATGCAGCATCTATTGCAGCATTACTTTTAACTACAGAATGCGTGGTCGCTGATGTCAAAGACGATTCCCCTGCGATGCCTCCAATGGGCGGTGGCGGAATGGGTGGCATGATGTAA
- a CDS encoding co-chaperone GroES: MSKVNIQPLADRVLVEPAAAEEKTASGLFIPDTAKEKPQKGTVVAVGSGKKDEPLTVKVGDTVLYGKYAGTELSVDGQDYLIMRESDIFAII; this comes from the coding sequence ATGTCAAAAGTTAACATCCAACCTCTTGCAGACAGAGTTCTCGTTGAACCTGCTGCCGCTGAAGAGAAAACTGCTTCCGGTCTTTTTATACCGGATACCGCTAAAGAAAAACCACAAAAAGGTACTGTGGTAGCTGTAGGAAGTGGTAAGAAAGATGAACCATTGACTGTTAAAGTAGGTGACACGGTGTTGTATGGCAAGTATGCCGGTACTGAGCTTTCAGTAGATGGTCAGGATTATCTTATCATGAGAGAATCAGACATCTTTGCTATCATCTAA
- the secG gene encoding preprotein translocase subunit SecG yields MFTLLISIIIVLAVLLILVILGQDSKGGVGAAFGGGASQIMGVTKTGNILEKSTWVLAIAILVLSLSSSAFYTTSSGDQFSSPNIENARRQIISPSTDADNSLLPSVPAIETEEPVEPENN; encoded by the coding sequence ATGTTTACTTTATTAATCAGCATTATTATTGTCTTAGCCGTATTATTGATTTTAGTAATCCTAGGTCAAGATTCTAAAGGTGGTGTAGGAGCTGCCTTTGGAGGCGGAGCATCTCAAATTATGGGAGTCACCAAGACAGGAAATATCCTCGAAAAATCAACATGGGTTTTGGCGATCGCTATTTTGGTATTGTCTTTAAGTTCTTCAGCATTCTACACCACATCATCAGGTGATCAGTTTTCTTCCCCTAATATTGAAAATGCCCGAAGACAAATTATCTCTCCTTCTACAGATGCAGACAATAGTTTGTTGCCAAGTGTACCAGCTATCGAGACTGAGGAGCCTGTAGAACCTGAGAACAACTAA
- the lptE gene encoding LPS assembly lipoprotein LptE: MILSKRFWVNSWLLCCSFILVSSCAINYSFSGVNIDYDKVKSFSVENFFNDSGGGPANMEQLFTESLKDFYQRNTRLELVRTNGDLQFSGAINRYNITPQATVTTTDPNLPDRAGQMRLTIGIEVEYANTVEEEESFKRTFSFFKDYDPRTTSILQVESVLIEEIFESILQDIFTATVANW, from the coding sequence ATGATATTGAGTAAGCGCTTTTGGGTTAACAGTTGGCTACTTTGTTGTAGCTTCATATTGGTTTCCTCCTGTGCAATCAACTATAGCTTCTCGGGAGTCAACATTGATTATGATAAGGTAAAATCCTTTTCAGTAGAAAATTTCTTCAATGATTCTGGTGGAGGACCTGCCAATATGGAGCAGCTATTTACCGAATCCCTAAAAGATTTTTATCAGCGAAACACTCGATTGGAATTGGTAAGAACAAATGGAGATTTACAGTTTTCGGGAGCTATCAATCGGTATAACATTACACCGCAGGCAACTGTGACTACCACAGACCCTAATTTACCGGACAGGGCTGGCCAAATGCGCTTGACCATTGGTATAGAAGTAGAGTACGCAAACACCGTAGAAGAAGAGGAAAGCTTCAAAAGAACATTTTCCTTTTTCAAAGATTATGATCCTCGTACAACTTCTATCTTACAGGTAGAAAGCGTGTTAATAGAAGAAATTTTCGAAAGTATTCTTCAAGACATTTTCACTGCCACCGTTGCTAATTGGTAA
- a CDS encoding sigma-54 interaction domain-containing protein — translation MFTSAEIQSVKQRFGIIGNSPLLNHAISVAMQASPTDMTVLITGESGSGKESFSKIIHSLSMRKHGKFIAINCGAIPEGTIDSELFGHEKGSFTGAYEARKGYFEVTDGGSIFLDEIGEMPLGTQARLLRVLENGEFIKVGSSKVQKTNVRVIAATNVNLIKAVEKGNFREDLYYRLNTVPIFVPPLRERGEDMVLLFRKFTSDFSEKYSVRPISLDDDAKKLLMRFPFPGNIRQLKNIAEQISLLEQEREVTAEKLDKYLPSDQNRLPAIFANGNKGEKNSDFSEREILYKVLFEMKRDMNELKKLVLEAFQAGNFNPTIINKHQELFEDLESPISFEKSSNASSNTPVNVPFVIDSPNSKENTENYEDETIEDIIHEEDDHSLSLEKKEKEMIIKALQKHNNKRKYAAQDLGISERTLYRKIKQYDIE, via the coding sequence ATGTTTACATCCGCAGAAATACAAAGTGTCAAACAACGATTTGGAATTATTGGCAATAGTCCTTTATTAAATCATGCCATATCTGTAGCTATGCAAGCATCGCCTACAGATATGACTGTATTGATTACAGGAGAAAGTGGCTCGGGAAAAGAATCCTTTTCGAAAATCATCCACTCGCTTAGTATGCGCAAACATGGTAAATTCATTGCCATTAACTGTGGAGCAATCCCTGAAGGTACCATTGATTCAGAATTGTTTGGACACGAAAAAGGATCCTTTACTGGCGCATATGAAGCCAGAAAAGGTTATTTTGAAGTCACTGATGGAGGGAGTATTTTTCTGGATGAAATTGGAGAAATGCCTTTAGGAACTCAAGCACGACTCCTTAGAGTCCTTGAAAACGGTGAATTCATCAAAGTAGGAAGCTCTAAAGTTCAAAAAACAAATGTCCGTGTCATAGCAGCCACCAATGTCAATTTGATCAAAGCTGTTGAAAAAGGCAACTTCAGAGAGGACTTGTATTACAGGCTAAATACGGTACCTATTTTTGTTCCACCCCTACGTGAACGTGGCGAAGATATGGTTTTATTGTTCAGAAAATTCACATCAGACTTTTCGGAAAAATATAGTGTGCGGCCAATTTCTTTAGATGATGATGCCAAAAAACTGCTTATGAGATTCCCTTTCCCAGGTAATATACGGCAGCTCAAAAATATAGCTGAACAGATTTCCCTGTTGGAACAGGAAAGAGAAGTCACAGCGGAAAAGTTAGATAAATACTTACCTAGTGATCAAAATAGGCTCCCTGCTATTTTTGCTAATGGCAATAAAGGGGAGAAGAACAGTGATTTCTCAGAACGGGAAATCCTTTATAAAGTGCTTTTTGAGATGAAAAGGGATATGAATGAGCTAAAAAAACTTGTTCTTGAAGCCTTTCAAGCAGGAAACTTTAACCCCACAATCATCAATAAGCATCAAGAATTATTTGAAGATTTAGAATCACCGATCAGCTTTGAAAAATCAAGCAATGCTTCAAGCAATACTCCAGTCAATGTTCCGTTTGTAATTGATAGTCCTAATTCGAAGGAAAATACAGAAAACTACGAAGATGAAACTATCGAAGATATTATTCATGAAGAAGATGATCACTCTCTTTCTCTCGAAAAGAAAGAAAAAGAAATGATTATTAAAGCATTACAAAAACATAATAACAAACGTAAATATGCTGCGCAGGACTTAGGAATATCCGAGCGTACCTTATATAGAAAAATTAAACAATATGATATTGAGTAA
- the miaB gene encoding tRNA (N6-isopentenyl adenosine(37)-C2)-methylthiotransferase MiaB, translating into MENIIKDIDIISPDEAQACDFKTTEEENTGKTKKLYIESYGCQMNFSDSEIVASIMKENGFDTTADFQQADVIFLNTCSIREKAEQTVRKRLSQFNAIKKQKPELTIGVLGCMAERLKDKLLEEEKIVDVVVGPDAYRDLPNLVASAEEGTKGVNTFLSREETYADISPVRLNSNGVSGFISIMRGCDNMCSFCVVPFTRGRERSRDPHSIVQEARELFEKGYREVTLLGQNVDSYKWSPEENNKARLNRKEEEVTTVINFAHLLEMVAQIDPLLRIRFSTSHPKDITDQVLYTIKKYDNICKYIHLPVQSGNSRVLELMNRTYDREWYLDRVRAIREILGEECGISSDMIAGFCTETEEEHRDTLSLMEIVKYDFSYMFYYSERPGTLAAKKYADDIPLEIKKRRLAEIIEKQAQLSLERNKLDLGKVYEILIEGTSKRSEDQLKGKNSANKVVIIPNDGTLKKGDYVHVRIKDCSAATLFGEPIA; encoded by the coding sequence ATGGAAAACATAATCAAAGATATAGATATCATCAGCCCAGATGAGGCGCAAGCATGTGATTTTAAAACGACGGAAGAGGAGAATACAGGGAAAACTAAAAAACTGTATATAGAATCCTATGGGTGCCAAATGAATTTTTCGGATTCAGAGATTGTCGCCTCCATCATGAAAGAAAATGGATTTGATACCACAGCAGACTTTCAACAAGCCGATGTAATTTTTCTAAATACCTGTTCCATCCGTGAAAAGGCAGAGCAAACGGTACGGAAAAGACTGAGCCAATTTAATGCTATCAAAAAACAAAAACCAGAATTGACAATCGGTGTTTTGGGTTGCATGGCTGAACGACTGAAAGATAAATTACTGGAAGAAGAAAAAATTGTAGATGTGGTCGTTGGACCGGACGCCTACAGGGATTTACCCAATTTAGTAGCTTCTGCTGAAGAAGGAACCAAAGGTGTCAATACATTTCTTTCCCGTGAAGAAACATATGCAGATATTTCTCCTGTACGGTTAAATTCCAATGGCGTTTCGGGGTTTATCTCGATCATGAGAGGCTGTGATAACATGTGTTCTTTTTGTGTAGTGCCTTTTACGAGGGGAAGAGAACGAAGCCGTGATCCTCACTCCATCGTACAGGAAGCTAGGGAATTGTTTGAAAAAGGGTACCGAGAAGTAACTTTACTGGGACAAAATGTAGACTCCTACAAATGGTCTCCAGAAGAAAACAACAAGGCTCGGCTGAACAGAAAAGAAGAAGAAGTTACTACTGTAATCAACTTTGCCCATTTACTAGAAATGGTCGCTCAGATAGACCCACTGTTGCGGATTCGTTTTTCTACTTCACACCCAAAAGACATTACAGATCAAGTGTTGTACACTATCAAAAAGTATGATAACATCTGTAAATACATTCACTTGCCTGTACAAAGTGGAAACTCGAGAGTCTTGGAGCTAATGAATAGAACCTATGATCGCGAATGGTATTTGGACAGAGTACGTGCTATCCGTGAAATACTCGGAGAGGAATGTGGAATTTCTTCTGACATGATTGCTGGTTTCTGCACAGAAACTGAAGAAGAGCACAGAGATACCTTGAGCTTAATGGAGATCGTAAAATATGATTTCTCCTACATGTTTTATTATTCTGAAAGACCAGGAACCTTGGCTGCAAAAAAGTATGCAGATGACATCCCATTGGAAATCAAAAAAAGACGACTTGCCGAAATCATTGAAAAACAAGCTCAACTCTCCTTGGAAAGAAATAAGCTCGATTTAGGTAAAGTATACGAAATCCTGATAGAAGGAACCTCCAAAAGGTCTGAAGATCAATTGAAAGGCAAAAACTCTGCCAATAAAGTAGTCATCATTCCAAACGATGGGACGCTGAAAAAAGGAGATTACGTACATGTACGAATTAAAGATTGCTCAGCAGCTACCCTATTCGGTGAACCCATTGCTTAA